One Cucumis sativus cultivar 9930 chromosome 1, Cucumber_9930_V3, whole genome shotgun sequence DNA segment encodes these proteins:
- the LOC101208079 gene encoding auxin-binding protein ABP19a produces MAKKMMVLPLFFAFSFLAASLSDALVQDFCVADLMSADTPSGFPCKKASLVTEKDFVFSGLGVAGNTSNLIKAAVTPAFTAQFPGVNGLGVSLARLDIAVGGVIPMHTHPAGSEILLVVEGVICAGFVSSANTVYFKTLNKGDIMIFPQGLLHFQINSGKTAALGFVSFSSPNPGLQILDFALFGNELPTDIVAKTTFLDPVTIKKLKGVLGGSG; encoded by the exons ATGGCTAAAAAGATGATggttcttcctcttttcttcgCCTTCTCCTTCCTTGCAGCCTCCCTTTCCGATGCTCTTGTCCAAGACTTTTGCGTCGCCGACCTCATGTCTGCTGATACCCCTTCTGGCTTCCCTTGCAAGAAGGCGTCCCTTGTCACAGAAAAAGACTTTGTCTTTTCGGGTCTTGGTGTTGCtg GCAACACTTCAAACCTCATTAAGGCTGCAGTGACACCCGCCTTCACTGCCCAATTCCCGGGTGTGAATGGCCTTGGAGTCTCTCTAGCTCGCCTCGACATAGCAGTAGGCGGAGTGATACCAATGCACACTCACCCTGCCGGATCCGAAATTCTGCTTGTGGTCGAAGGTGTGATCTGTGCTGGGTTTGTTTCTTCGGCGAATACTGTATACTTCAAAACACTGAACAAAGGTGACATTATGATATTCCCTCAAGGACTGctgcattttcaaataaactctGGCAAAACCGCTGCTCTTGGGTTTGTCAGCTTCAGTAGCCCTAACCCTGGGCTACAAATTTTGGATTTCGCCTTGTTTGGCAATGAGTTGCCAACTGATATCGTCGCGAAAACAACATTCTTGGACCCTGTTACTATCAAGAAGTTGAAGGGTGTTTTGGGTGGAAGTGGCTAA